Genomic window (Verrucomicrobiia bacterium):
ACTGATAGCCGCCAGGCACGGGTGCAGCGTCACTGGAATCGACATCGCTGAGAACCTGCTCGCGCAGGCTCGAACACGGGCGGTTGAGGCGCGATGTGACATTCGTTTCCTGCAGGCCGACGCCGAGGAGTTGCCACTGGTTGACGACGCATATGACCTCACGGTGAGCATGTTCGGAGTCATGTTCACTCCACAGCCGGATCTCGCCGTGAGCGAACTGCATCGCGTCACGAAACCTGGGGGTGCGATCGCGCTGGCAAACTGGACGCCTGAGGGGTTCATCGGCGAGATGTTCACCATTTTCAAAACCCACCTTCCTCCTCCGCCCGCCGGAGTTCCGTCTCCGATGGATTGGGGAAATCCGACGATTGTTTGTGACCGGCTCAAGGGCCGCTTCACAGATCTCCAGCTGACACGGCGGATTGCCGCAATGCAGTATCCGTTTCCTCCAGCGGAAACGGTCGAGTTCTTTCGGAAATACTATGGTC
Coding sequences:
- a CDS encoding methyltransferase domain-containing protein; the protein is MQTQTIEHNETRSQARVQNIPNLHAIKAKQKATWESGDFGQIARTIENVAEDFMSRRSLPAGLNVLDVACGTGNLALIAARHGCSVTGIDIAENLLAQARTRAVEARCDIRFLQADAEELPLVDDAYDLTVSMFGVMFTPQPDLAVSELHRVTKPGGAIALANWTPEGFIGEMFTIFKTHLPPPPAGVPSPMDWGNPTIVCDRLKGRFTDLQLTRRIAAMQYPFPPAETVEFFRKYYGPTHRAFESLPAAAQSALLRDLVNLQTRCNIAEVSGTTEIAAEYLEVVGTKL